In a single window of the Cupriavidus basilensis genome:
- the groL gene encoding chaperonin GroEL (60 kDa chaperone family; promotes refolding of misfolded polypeptides especially under stressful conditions; forms two stacked rings of heptamers to form a barrel-shaped 14mer; ends can be capped by GroES; misfolded proteins enter the barrel where they are refolded when GroES binds), whose translation MAAKDVVFSDVARAKVVEGVNILANAVKVTLGPKGRNVVLERSFGSPTVTKDGVSVAKEIELKDKLQNIGAQLVKEVASRTSDNAGDGTTTATVLAQAIVREGVKYVAAGLNPQDLKRGIDKAVTAAIEELRRISKPTTTSREIAQVGTISANGESAIGERIAQAIDRVGKEGVITVEDGKSLGDELEVVEGMQFDRGYLSPYFINNPDKQVAVLEQPYLLLVDKKISSIRDLLPVLEQVAKAGRPLLIVAEDVEGEALATLVVNNIRGILKAAAVKAPGFGDRRKALLEDIAILTSGQVVSEEVGLSLEKIALEQLGQAGRVEIGKENTIIIDGAGDAAQIQARVKRIRTQIDEASSDYDREKLQERVAKLAGGVAVLKVGGATEVEVKEKKARVEDALHATRAAVEEGIVAGGGVALIRARQAIKDLTGINPDQQAGIKIVLRALEEPLRQIVANAGEEASVVVARVAEGTGNFGYNAATGEYGDLVEGGVVDPTKVTRTALQNAASVAGLILTTDAAIVELPKDEGQPGAQGAAGGGGGGGLDF comes from the coding sequence ATGGCAGCAAAAGATGTAGTGTTCAGCGACGTGGCCCGCGCCAAGGTGGTCGAAGGCGTCAATATCCTCGCCAATGCGGTCAAGGTGACGCTGGGCCCCAAGGGCCGTAACGTGGTGCTGGAGCGCAGCTTCGGCAGCCCCACCGTGACCAAGGACGGCGTCTCCGTGGCCAAGGAGATCGAGCTCAAGGACAAGCTGCAGAACATTGGCGCGCAACTGGTCAAGGAAGTCGCTTCCCGCACCAGCGATAACGCTGGCGACGGTACCACCACCGCTACCGTACTGGCGCAGGCCATCGTGCGGGAGGGCGTCAAGTACGTCGCGGCCGGGCTCAATCCGCAGGACCTGAAGCGCGGCATCGACAAGGCGGTGACGGCGGCGATTGAAGAGCTGCGCCGCATCAGCAAGCCCACTACCACCAGCCGCGAGATCGCGCAGGTCGGCACCATCTCCGCCAACGGCGAAAGCGCCATCGGCGAGCGTATCGCCCAGGCCATCGACCGGGTCGGCAAGGAAGGCGTGATCACGGTGGAAGACGGCAAGTCGCTGGGAGACGAGCTCGAAGTGGTGGAGGGCATGCAGTTCGACCGTGGCTACCTGTCGCCCTATTTCATCAACAACCCCGACAAGCAGGTGGCGGTGCTCGAGCAGCCCTACCTGCTGCTGGTGGACAAGAAGATCTCCAGCATCCGCGACCTGCTGCCCGTGCTGGAGCAGGTGGCCAAGGCCGGACGCCCGTTGCTGATCGTGGCCGAGGACGTGGAGGGCGAGGCACTGGCCACGCTGGTGGTCAACAATATCCGCGGCATCCTGAAGGCGGCTGCCGTCAAGGCCCCCGGTTTTGGCGACCGCCGCAAGGCACTGCTGGAAGACATCGCGATCCTGACCAGCGGCCAGGTGGTGTCGGAAGAGGTCGGGCTGTCTCTGGAAAAGATCGCGCTGGAGCAACTGGGCCAGGCAGGGCGCGTGGAAATCGGCAAGGAGAACACCATCATCATCGATGGCGCCGGCGACGCCGCGCAGATCCAGGCGCGGGTCAAGCGTATCCGCACCCAGATCGACGAGGCCAGCTCCGACTATGACCGCGAGAAGCTGCAGGAGCGCGTGGCCAAACTGGCTGGCGGGGTGGCGGTGCTCAAGGTCGGCGGCGCCACGGAAGTCGAGGTCAAGGAGAAGAAAGCCCGCGTGGAAGACGCGCTGCACGCCACGCGTGCCGCGGTGGAAGAGGGCATCGTGGCCGGCGGCGGCGTCGCGCTGATTCGTGCGCGCCAGGCGATCAAGGATCTGACGGGCATCAACCCGGACCAGCAGGCAGGCATCAAGATCGTGCTGCGGGCACTGGAGGAGCCGTTGCGCCAGATTGTTGCCAACGCTGGCGAAGAGGCCAGCGTGGTGGTGGCGCGCGTGGCCGAAGGGACGGGCAATTTTGGCTACAACGCGGCGACGGGCGAATATGGTGACCTGGTGGAAGGTGGGGTGGTTGACCCGACCAAGGTCACACGCACCGCTTTGCAGAATGCCGCATCGGTGGCAGGCCTGATCCTTACCACGGATGCCGCGATCGTTGAACTGCCGAAGGATGAGGGCCAGCCCGGCGCGCAGGGCGCGGCCGGCGGCGGCGGTGGTGGTGGACTCGATTTCTGA
- a CDS encoding SfnB family sulfur acquisition oxidoreductase, which translates to MSELLSPVPTDSRPAPAAPPAQPPELIRDDAHAILSARQLAARFAPEAALRDRERRLPWAELDAFSASGLWGITVPREYGGPGVSNVTLAEVIATIAAADGSLGQIPQNHFYALEVLRVGGSDAQKRFFYARALAGERFGNALAEIGHKDFKRRTRLAPDGDGWRVDGKKFYCTGALYAHWIPTLVVAEEKGREVTYLAFVPRRAEGVSIVDDWDGFGQRVTGSGSVSFENVRVEPEWVVPFLASFEEPTTIGPVAQILHAAIDLGIGRGAFEATLPFVRERARPWVDAGVERAADDPLTIHQVGEVSVRLRAAEALVRRAGRIVDAAQLAPTERSVAEASIAVAEARVLTTTASLLAGNKLFELGGTASTLDHLGLDRFWRNARTHTLHDPVRWKYHAVGNFYLNDRLPTRHGAL; encoded by the coding sequence ATGTCCGAGCTCCTCTCCCCGGTTCCCACCGATAGCCGTCCCGCGCCAGCCGCACCGCCCGCCCAACCTCCCGAACTGATCCGCGACGATGCCCACGCCATCCTGAGCGCTCGCCAGCTCGCAGCCCGGTTTGCCCCCGAGGCCGCATTGCGCGACCGCGAGCGCCGCCTGCCCTGGGCCGAGCTGGATGCCTTCAGCGCCAGCGGCCTGTGGGGCATCACGGTGCCGCGCGAGTACGGCGGCCCCGGCGTGTCCAATGTCACGCTGGCCGAGGTCATTGCCACCATCGCCGCCGCGGACGGCTCGCTCGGGCAGATCCCGCAGAACCATTTCTACGCGCTGGAAGTGCTGCGAGTGGGTGGCAGCGATGCGCAAAAGCGCTTTTTCTACGCGCGTGCACTCGCCGGCGAGCGCTTTGGCAACGCCCTTGCCGAGATCGGCCACAAGGATTTCAAGCGCCGCACCCGGCTTGCGCCGGACGGCGACGGCTGGCGCGTGGACGGCAAGAAGTTCTATTGCACAGGCGCGCTCTACGCCCACTGGATCCCCACGCTGGTGGTGGCCGAAGAGAAAGGGCGCGAGGTCACCTACCTGGCTTTTGTGCCGCGCCGCGCCGAAGGCGTGTCCATCGTCGACGACTGGGACGGCTTTGGCCAGCGCGTCACCGGCAGCGGCTCGGTGTCGTTCGAGAACGTCCGGGTCGAGCCCGAGTGGGTGGTGCCGTTCCTGGCCTCCTTCGAAGAGCCGACCACCATCGGGCCGGTGGCGCAGATCCTGCACGCGGCGATCGACCTGGGCATCGGCCGTGGCGCCTTCGAGGCCACCCTGCCCTTCGTGCGCGAACGCGCCCGCCCCTGGGTGGATGCGGGCGTGGAGCGCGCCGCCGATGACCCGCTCACCATCCATCAGGTCGGCGAAGTCTCGGTGCGGCTGCGCGCCGCCGAAGCGCTGGTACGGCGCGCAGGACGCATCGTCGATGCCGCCCAGCTTGCGCCCACCGAGCGCAGCGTGGCTGAGGCCTCCATCGCCGTGGCCGAGGCGCGCGTGCTGACCACCACGGCCTCGCTGCTGGCGGGCAACAAGCTGTTCGAGCTCGGCGGCACCGCCTCCACGCTCGACCACCTTGGCCTGGACCGCTTCTGGCGCAATGCCCGCACCCACACCCTGCACGACCCGGTGCGCTGGAAGTACCACGCCGTCGGCAACTTCTATCTCAACGACCGGCTCCCCACCCGGCACGGAGCGCTGTAA
- a CDS encoding HEAT repeat domain-containing protein — MRLKALMLRVKAALAGNRETAADDSAGEAARAASEIEDLIASLRAQPPDERRGANVSLTDPGTADAFVPSLLAATRDEDPYIRASAIHALGHYDMETHAQAAQAVIRALAGDPDASIRAAAAAALASQSPKHVHALVKAALGDASAEVRTQAVLALGVFRTEPAVEALKDRLGHDQDAEVRAFAASMLGELRRADLIPDLRVAVNDSDEGVRATVLSALRECAGFEVGPALCNVLLAALSDTSAIVRETAAEALRFSSPEAIPALMVAANDEVARVRLQAVIALGSMQVHQAIDTLANRVFSDPDEEVRYYAVNALGEMRHAGATQHLIDALNKPAETRRVRWAALWALGDNNDFDALPALHAALQDPDAEFRERAADSLGSLPWEAHPDPTATLQSLCRALSDAEPNVRRSVCDALASLRDARAVPFLAGALGDGDDEVRCKIIEAISRIDAKRHAALILGCLQDPSRRVQQCAAEALWLPDGAVTPPEALAFLRAPDADAQVKGALAKSLTRHGNPAAIAHLIDALATAQADARAGLVEALREQPDPRAVAPLLGLLSDDEDAVRGEAALALAAIGDDEAVPPLASRLKREPSPEVRRRAVWALSFFTPGKVLPLLTASFGDSDPHVRQQAVQALAEICDVSELRDLLSALPKRREDVRQALEEAIEALENDPMPDEGGRSRRVGIGTVHYV, encoded by the coding sequence ATGCGGCTGAAGGCACTGATGTTGCGCGTGAAAGCGGCCCTTGCTGGCAATCGAGAGACCGCCGCTGACGATTCGGCCGGTGAAGCGGCGCGTGCGGCGAGTGAAATCGAAGACCTGATCGCGTCCTTGAGGGCTCAGCCCCCAGACGAGCGGCGCGGCGCGAACGTCAGTCTCACCGATCCGGGGACGGCCGATGCGTTCGTTCCGTCGTTGCTGGCCGCGACGCGGGACGAAGACCCGTACATCCGCGCCAGCGCGATCCATGCGCTCGGGCACTACGACATGGAGACGCATGCGCAAGCGGCGCAGGCCGTGATTCGGGCGCTGGCGGGCGACCCCGACGCGTCGATCCGGGCGGCCGCGGCGGCAGCCCTGGCGAGCCAGTCGCCGAAGCACGTGCATGCGCTCGTGAAGGCGGCGCTCGGGGACGCCAGTGCCGAGGTCCGCACGCAAGCCGTCCTGGCGCTTGGCGTCTTTCGCACGGAGCCGGCAGTCGAGGCGCTGAAAGACCGCCTGGGCCACGATCAGGACGCCGAGGTTCGCGCCTTTGCCGCCTCCATGCTCGGAGAACTGAGGCGCGCCGACCTGATCCCGGATCTGCGCGTGGCCGTCAACGACAGCGACGAGGGCGTACGGGCCACGGTGCTATCCGCCCTCAGGGAGTGCGCCGGCTTCGAGGTGGGGCCGGCGTTGTGCAACGTGCTGTTGGCCGCTTTGTCGGATACCTCCGCAATCGTTCGGGAAACGGCGGCCGAAGCCTTGCGATTCTCGTCGCCGGAGGCCATCCCGGCGCTCATGGTTGCGGCAAACGACGAGGTGGCTCGCGTGCGGCTGCAGGCCGTCATCGCGCTGGGCTCGATGCAGGTGCATCAAGCCATCGATACCCTCGCCAACCGCGTCTTCAGCGATCCGGACGAGGAGGTCCGTTATTACGCGGTCAATGCGCTGGGCGAGATGCGGCACGCGGGCGCCACGCAGCATCTGATTGACGCGCTCAACAAGCCTGCCGAGACACGCCGGGTGCGCTGGGCGGCGCTCTGGGCTTTGGGCGACAACAACGACTTTGACGCGCTGCCAGCATTGCATGCCGCCTTGCAGGATCCCGACGCCGAATTCAGGGAGCGCGCCGCCGACTCGCTCGGCAGCCTCCCGTGGGAGGCGCATCCCGACCCCACGGCCACGCTGCAAAGCCTCTGCCGTGCGCTGAGCGATGCCGAGCCGAACGTCAGGCGCAGCGTCTGCGACGCGCTTGCCAGCTTGCGCGATGCGCGGGCCGTCCCGTTTCTTGCCGGCGCGTTGGGGGACGGCGACGACGAGGTTCGGTGCAAGATCATCGAGGCCATCAGCCGCATCGACGCGAAGCGCCATGCCGCCTTGATCCTGGGTTGCCTCCAGGATCCGAGCCGGCGCGTGCAGCAGTGCGCAGCCGAAGCACTCTGGCTGCCCGATGGTGCCGTAACACCGCCGGAAGCACTGGCCTTTCTGCGCGCCCCGGATGCGGATGCACAAGTAAAAGGGGCGCTGGCGAAATCGCTGACGCGCCATGGCAACCCCGCAGCCATTGCGCACCTGATCGACGCGCTCGCCACCGCGCAGGCAGATGCGCGCGCCGGTCTCGTCGAAGCCTTGCGGGAACAACCCGATCCGCGCGCGGTGGCGCCGCTGCTTGGGCTGCTGAGCGATGACGAAGATGCGGTGCGTGGCGAGGCGGCGTTGGCGCTGGCGGCCATCGGCGACGATGAGGCGGTTCCGCCATTGGCGTCGCGGCTCAAGCGTGAGCCTTCGCCGGAAGTTCGGCGCCGGGCCGTCTGGGCGCTGAGCTTCTTCACGCCCGGCAAGGTGCTGCCGCTGCTGACGGCCAGCTTTGGCGACAGCGATCCCCATGTGCGGCAGCAGGCTGTCCAGGCGCTGGCCGAGATCTGCGATGTGTCCGAACTGCGCGATCTGCTATCGGCCCTGCCGAAACGGCGCGAGGATGTGAGGCAAGCGCTGGAGGAGGCGATCGAGGCACTCGAAAACGACCCGATGCCCGACGAGGGTGGCAGATCCCGTCGCGTCGGCATCGGAACGGTGCATTACGTGTAG
- a CDS encoding acyl-CoA dehydrogenase family protein — translation MPELNPFQADLFARFRPIFAQIAERAAQREQERELAFDAVALLREAGFGALRVPVALGGLGASVEQLFQLLIELGEADSNLPQILRAHFGFVERLYAEIAPELRERWLRLVARGAIFGNATTELGDGAPGKHKTNLSPDGEGWRLDGEKFYSTGTLYADWIAVSASREGSADPVYVLVPANAPGIDRIDDWRGFGQRLTGSGTTRFRDVAVSGEQVLSFPRNVPTSITAYFQLVHLATLAGIARAIERDAAAFVRARKRVYSHGSGRTPAEDPLVQQVVGQLAGTAFIAASAVAAVAQGLGEIDRLRQRGQAVPVGLLDDVELRTAKAQVGIADQVLAAATRLFDIGGASALDEDRRLDRHWRNARTLASHNPTLYKGRAVGDHVINGTAPTYYWSVGAKAA, via the coding sequence ATGCCAGAACTCAATCCTTTCCAGGCGGATCTCTTTGCGCGCTTCCGCCCGATCTTTGCGCAGATCGCCGAACGCGCGGCCCAGCGCGAACAGGAGCGCGAGCTTGCCTTCGATGCGGTCGCCTTGCTGCGCGAGGCCGGCTTCGGCGCCTTGCGCGTCCCGGTGGCGCTCGGCGGGCTGGGCGCGTCGGTCGAGCAATTGTTCCAGCTGCTGATCGAGCTGGGCGAAGCGGATTCCAACTTGCCACAGATCCTGCGCGCGCATTTTGGCTTTGTCGAGCGGCTCTATGCGGAGATTGCGCCCGAACTGCGGGAGCGCTGGCTGCGGCTCGTCGCGCGGGGCGCGATCTTCGGCAACGCCACTACCGAGCTTGGCGACGGCGCACCAGGCAAGCACAAGACCAACTTGTCGCCAGATGGCGAAGGCTGGCGGCTCGACGGCGAGAAGTTCTACAGCACAGGCACGCTCTATGCCGACTGGATTGCCGTCAGTGCCAGCCGCGAGGGCAGTGCCGATCCGGTTTATGTGCTGGTGCCGGCCAATGCGCCGGGCATCGACCGCATCGACGACTGGCGTGGCTTTGGCCAGCGCCTCACCGGCTCCGGCACCACACGCTTTCGCGACGTCGCGGTGTCCGGTGAACAGGTGCTGAGCTTCCCGCGCAATGTGCCCACGTCCATCACGGCTTACTTCCAGCTGGTGCACCTGGCGACGCTGGCCGGCATCGCCCGGGCCATCGAGCGCGACGCGGCCGCCTTTGTGCGCGCGCGCAAGCGGGTGTACAGCCACGGCAGCGGACGCACGCCGGCCGAGGATCCGCTGGTGCAGCAGGTGGTGGGCCAGTTGGCCGGCACGGCGTTCATTGCGGCTTCCGCCGTCGCCGCCGTGGCGCAAGGCCTTGGCGAGATCGACCGCCTGCGCCAGCGGGGCCAAGCCGTGCCGGTCGGCTTGCTGGACGATGTGGAGTTGCGTACCGCCAAGGCGCAGGTCGGCATCGCGGACCAGGTGCTGGCGGCGGCCACGCGGCTGTTCGACATCGGCGGCGCTTCCGCGCTGGATGAGGACCGCCGGCTGGACCGCCACTGGCGCAATGCGCGAACACTGGCTTCGCATAATCCGACCCTCTACAAGGGGAGAGCTGTCGGCGATCACGTCATCAATGGCACGGCGCCGACTTACTACTGGTCGGTTGGAGCGAAGGCGGCCTGA
- a CDS encoding CBS domain-containing protein — MSKKLVTVVFDDTLATIKNIFDEAKFHHVLVVEDGKLHGVVSDRDLLRAMSPFIGSTVESARDVNTLKKRVHQIMTRKPVTLRPEAGIADAIALFLAHQVSCIPIVDEQFRPVGIVSWRDILRSLSLAASSTPPDSAA; from the coding sequence ATGTCCAAAAAGCTCGTCACCGTCGTGTTCGACGACACGTTGGCAACGATCAAGAATATCTTCGACGAGGCTAAGTTCCACCACGTGCTCGTCGTAGAGGACGGGAAGCTGCATGGTGTTGTATCGGACCGCGATCTGCTGCGCGCGATGAGCCCGTTTATAGGCAGTACGGTAGAGTCGGCCAGGGACGTCAATACCCTCAAGAAGCGCGTGCACCAGATCATGACGCGCAAGCCGGTAACGCTGCGACCCGAGGCCGGGATTGCCGATGCCATTGCACTATTTCTCGCCCACCAGGTCTCGTGCATTCCCATCGTCGACGAGCAGTTCCGGCCGGTCGGCATCGTAAGCTGGCGGGACATCCTGCGATCGTTGTCGTTGGCGGCAAGTTCCACGCCGCCGGATAGCGCCGCCTAG
- the ssuD gene encoding FMNH2-dependent alkanesulfonate monooxygenase, with protein sequence MNVFWFLPTHGDGHYLGTTEGARPVSLGYLKQIAQAADNLGYYGVLIPTGRSCEDSWVIASAVAPWTERLRYLVAIRPGIISPTVSARMAATLDRITNGRLLINVVTGGDPDENRGDGLYLDHSQRYAASAEFLRVWRRVLEGEAVHFDGEHIKVDNAKALYPPVQRPYPPLYFGGSSEQAHDLAAEQVDVYLTWGEPPEAVAQKIADVRERAARLGRKVRFGVRLHVIVRRTSEQAWRAADELIAQISDETIAAAQKSFSRFDSVGQRRMAALHGGRRDQLEIYPNLWAGVGLVRGGAGTALVGNPQEVAARIKEYADLGIESFIFSGYPHLEEAYRFAELVFPLLPEPYASLGRGGTTNLTGPFGEMIANDVLPGSKAAA encoded by the coding sequence ATGAATGTCTTCTGGTTTCTTCCCACGCACGGCGACGGCCACTATCTCGGCACCACGGAGGGAGCGCGCCCCGTTTCACTGGGCTATCTGAAGCAGATCGCGCAGGCGGCCGACAACCTGGGCTACTACGGCGTGCTGATTCCCACGGGCCGCTCCTGCGAGGATTCATGGGTGATTGCCTCCGCGGTGGCGCCCTGGACTGAGCGCCTGCGCTACCTGGTGGCAATCCGCCCGGGCATCATCTCGCCGACCGTGTCGGCGCGCATGGCCGCCACGCTCGACCGTATTACCAATGGCCGGCTGCTGATCAACGTGGTGACCGGCGGCGATCCGGACGAGAATCGTGGGGATGGGTTGTACCTCGACCACAGCCAGCGCTACGCGGCATCGGCCGAGTTCCTGCGCGTCTGGCGCCGCGTGCTGGAGGGCGAGGCGGTTCACTTCGATGGCGAGCATATCAAGGTGGATAACGCCAAGGCGCTGTATCCGCCGGTGCAGCGTCCTTACCCGCCCCTTTACTTTGGCGGCTCGTCCGAGCAAGCGCACGACCTGGCAGCCGAGCAGGTCGACGTGTACCTGACCTGGGGCGAACCGCCCGAGGCCGTAGCGCAGAAAATCGCCGATGTTCGCGAGCGCGCCGCGCGCCTTGGCCGCAAAGTGCGTTTTGGCGTGCGCCTGCATGTGATCGTGCGCCGTACCAGCGAGCAAGCCTGGCGGGCCGCCGATGAACTGATCGCGCAGATCTCGGACGAAACGATCGCCGCCGCGCAGAAGTCCTTCTCGCGCTTCGACTCCGTCGGCCAGCGCCGCATGGCCGCGTTGCACGGCGGCCGCCGCGACCAGCTGGAGATCTATCCCAACCTCTGGGCCGGCGTGGGCCTGGTGCGCGGCGGTGCCGGCACCGCGCTGGTGGGCAATCCACAGGAAGTGGCCGCGCGGATCAAGGAATACGCGGATCTTGGCATCGAGAGCTTTATCTTCTCGGGCTACCCGCACCTCGAGGAAGCGTACCGCTTCGCCGAACTGGTGTTCCCGTTGCTGCCGGAGCCGTACGCCAGCCTGGGCCGCGGCGGCACCACCAACCTGACGGGGCCGTTCGGCGAGATGATCGCCAACGACGTGCTGCCGGGCAGCAAGGCTGCGGCTTGA
- a CDS encoding LLM class flavin-dependent oxidoreductase, with protein MARKEILLNAFNMNCVGHINHGLWTHPRDRSADYNTLAYWTGQARTLERGLFDGLFIADIVGVYDVYQDNVDVTLRESIQLPVNDPLLLVPGMAAVTQHLGFGVTVNLTYEQPYLLARRFSTLDHLTRGRIGWNIVTGYLDSAARAMGLAGQIAHDERYDRADEYLEVLYKLWEGSWEDDAVRRDKAARVFADPRKVHKVRHEGKYYKVDGYHLAEPSPQRTPVLFQAGSSGRGQQFAARHAECVFISPPSKEAARHTVRALREQLVAAGRRPDDIKIFAGTAVVAGKTAAEARLKHAEYKDYASREAGLAHFAASTGVDFGRYDLDAPVDYGGGNAIESATRTAQQHGWTRRKLLELFELGGRYPAIVGDAQQVADELQSWVDETGIDGFNLSRTVVPESYEDFVDLVVPELQNRGLYKTAYAEGSLRKKLFAEDDRLPARHTAAGFRHGRY; from the coding sequence ATGGCACGCAAGGAAATCCTGCTCAACGCGTTCAACATGAACTGCGTCGGGCATATCAACCACGGCCTGTGGACGCACCCGCGCGACCGCTCGGCTGACTACAACACCCTGGCGTACTGGACCGGTCAGGCGCGCACGCTGGAGCGCGGGCTGTTCGACGGACTGTTTATCGCCGATATCGTCGGCGTCTACGACGTCTACCAGGACAATGTGGACGTGACGCTGCGCGAGTCGATCCAGTTGCCGGTCAATGATCCGCTGCTACTGGTGCCAGGGATGGCCGCCGTCACGCAGCACCTTGGCTTCGGCGTCACCGTGAACCTGACCTACGAGCAGCCCTACCTGCTGGCGCGCCGCTTCTCCACGCTGGACCACCTGACGCGCGGACGCATTGGCTGGAACATCGTCACCGGCTACCTGGACAGTGCCGCGCGCGCCATGGGCCTCGCCGGCCAGATCGCGCACGACGAGCGCTACGACCGCGCGGACGAATACCTGGAGGTGCTCTACAAGCTCTGGGAAGGCAGTTGGGAGGACGATGCGGTACGGCGCGACAAGGCCGCCCGCGTGTTCGCCGATCCGCGCAAGGTGCATAAGGTCAGGCACGAGGGCAAGTACTACAAGGTCGATGGCTATCACCTGGCCGAGCCCTCGCCACAGCGTACGCCGGTGCTGTTCCAGGCCGGTAGCTCCGGGCGCGGCCAGCAGTTTGCCGCGCGCCATGCCGAGTGCGTGTTCATCTCGCCGCCCAGCAAGGAAGCCGCCCGCCATACCGTGAGGGCACTGCGCGAGCAACTGGTAGCCGCCGGACGCAGGCCGGATGACATCAAGATTTTTGCCGGCACCGCCGTGGTAGCGGGCAAGACTGCAGCCGAAGCCCGCCTGAAGCACGCCGAGTACAAGGACTACGCCAGCCGCGAAGCCGGCCTGGCGCACTTTGCCGCGAGTACCGGCGTGGATTTCGGCCGCTATGACCTTGACGCGCCGGTAGACTACGGCGGCGGCAACGCCATCGAGTCGGCCACGCGCACCGCGCAGCAGCATGGGTGGACCCGGCGCAAGCTGCTGGAGCTGTTCGAGCTTGGCGGCCGCTATCCCGCCATCGTGGGCGACGCGCAGCAGGTTGCGGATGAACTGCAATCCTGGGTGGACGAGACCGGCATCGACGGATTCAACCTCAGCCGCACCGTGGTGCCGGAGAGCTACGAGGACTTCGTGGACCTGGTGGTGCCCGAGTTGCAGAATCGCGGCCTCTACAAGACGGCCTATGCCGAAGGCAGCCTGCGCAAGAAGCTGTTCGCCGAAGACGACCGGCTGCCGGCGCGGCACACGGCGGCGGGATTCCGCCATGGCCGGTACTAA
- the msuE gene encoding FMN reductase, giving the protein MATPLNVVAVNGSAQQPSRTLALVQALLTELDSRLHLQSHIVNVGDIARPLGAALSRAELPAGIESELLAIESADLLVVAAPVYRGSYPGHFKHLFDLVGQEALVDKPVLLGATGGSDRHALVLEHQLRPLFGFLQALTLPIGVYGSPGDFHNYQVSSTALAERIRLAADRCAPLFEASRKLPLQRAA; this is encoded by the coding sequence ATGGCTACACCGCTGAACGTGGTCGCCGTCAACGGCAGCGCACAGCAGCCCTCGCGCACGCTCGCGCTCGTGCAGGCACTGCTCACGGAACTGGATAGCCGGCTGCATTTGCAAAGCCATATCGTCAACGTTGGCGACATCGCGCGTCCGCTGGGCGCGGCGCTGTCGCGCGCGGAGCTGCCCGCCGGGATTGAAAGCGAGCTGCTCGCCATCGAGTCCGCGGACCTGCTGGTGGTGGCCGCGCCGGTGTATCGCGGCTCTTATCCTGGCCACTTCAAGCACCTTTTCGACCTGGTGGGGCAGGAAGCGCTGGTGGACAAGCCGGTGTTGCTGGGGGCGACGGGCGGCAGCGACCGCCACGCGCTGGTGCTGGAGCATCAGTTGCGGCCGCTGTTCGGCTTCCTGCAGGCGCTCACGTTGCCCATCGGCGTGTACGGCAGCCCGGGGGATTTCCACAACTACCAGGTCAGCAGCACCGCGCTGGCCGAACGTATCCGCCTGGCCGCGGATCGTTGCGCGCCGTTGTTCGAAGCCAGCCGCAAATTGCCGCTGCAGCGCGCGGCTTGA